From Nicotiana tabacum cultivar K326 chromosome 22, ASM71507v2, whole genome shotgun sequence, one genomic window encodes:
- the LOC107828888 gene encoding uncharacterized protein LOC107828888, with protein MELATKDQFHGIEKTQCLIGNIFSDIVFDTRYVECMVQRIWYCEVRVTRIRGNMFEFYFKKGDDCYRVLRAAPWTVQGGCLLILSPLFSGNIPWELHFWVQVHGLPTHYFTHQNAFKIGRYLGKYLYVDKGVWSSKFLRIRVRFDITNPLVSGFWLNSSWIRFKYEGLGQFCYKCGRIGHYESTCKFPPPPGNERFGPWLRVESLSLLKPTKTEDSITVVQNHTPKFKLIPSPKLQEWQKISADQHLDNLDTTPPKSEWERLTMNGVDSMIMMVNCVVIRHRVAEANEVEAYGLLILMMVAYFFYLVVKFNVIVVQRCSFFQKCDGTKENSIAEYSPVTQLKDLFILLMFCVTFLMFC; from the exons ATGGAGTTAGCAACTAAAGATCAATTCCATGGAATAGAAAAAACACAATGCTTGATCGGAAACATCTTTTCAGACATAGTTTTTGATACCAGATACGTGGAATGCATGGTTCAAAGAATTTGGTACTGTGAGGTTAGAGTGACGAGAATCAGAGGCAACATGTTCGAGTTTTATTTCAAAAAAGGAGATGATTGTTACAGAGTTCTTCGGGCTGCTCCTTGGACAGTCCAAGGCGGATGTCTTCTCATTCTTTCTCCTTTGTTTTCTGGAAATATCCCCTGGGAGTTACATTTCTGGGTTCAGGTCCACGGCTTACCAACTCACTACTTCACTCATCAGAATGCTTTCAAGATTGGTCGGTATTTGGGGAAATATTTGTATGTTGACAAAGGTGTCTGGAGCTCTAAGTTTCTACGAATTCGGGTGAGGTTTGACATCACAAATCCATTGGTCTCTGGATtttggcttaactctagctggaTTCGTTTCAAGTACGAAGGATTGGGCCAGTTTTGCTACAAATGTGGTCGTATTGGGCATTACGAGAGCACATGTAAATTCCCCCCACCACCAGGGAATGAACGTTTTGGCCCTTGGTTACGAGTTGAATCTTTGAGTCTGCTTAAGCCTACTAAAACAGAGGACTCCATTACTGTTGTCCAGAATCATACGCCAAAGTTCAAACTGATTCCTTCACCAAAACTCCAGGAATGGCAAAAAATATCAGCTGATCAACACCTAGACAATCTTGACACTACCCCACCAAA GAGTGAATGGGAAAGGCTGACGATGAACGGGGTAGATTCAATGATTATGATGGTGAACTGTGTAGTAATAAGGCATCGAGTAGCAGAGGCTAATGAAGTAGAGGCATATGGATTGTTGATTCTGATGATGGTTGCTTATTTCTTCTATTTGGTGGTCAAGTTCAATGTTATTGTAGTCCAGAGATGTTCCTTCTTCCAAAAATGTGATGGTACTAAAGAAAACTCCATTGCAGAGTATAGTCCAGTAACTCAGCTTAAGGACTTGTTCATCTTGCTCATGTTTTGCGTTACATTTCTTATGTTTTGTTGA
- the LOC107828889 gene encoding desmethyl-deoxy-podophyllotoxin synthase-like: MEMELSFLLGALLLLPLLVTKWYKMCNNRRKLPPGPMKLPILGNLHQLIDWKSSELLPHRTLAKLASKHGPLMHMKLGERSAIIVSSPQMVREVMRKHDLNFSNRPVLLVGKEMFYDHADMGFCNYGDFWRQMRKICIQELLSHKNIQLFYPKMFNEISNLVNSIKDSASGCSPINMTETLSLYTNSVICKASVGRACKNQGSLIGIMRTVAGSAGVFDLADLFPSVKIIHFLSGLKYKLRKMHDEVDVLLEEIINEHEFQNGSSNDDPTEEDIVDVLLRLQKSQDFSIPITRDNIKALIIDLFAGGSTTSASTMEWAFSELMKNPKIMKKAQDEVRQVFKGKEKGIDQTDIQKLKYLKMVVKETVRFHPLAPLLAPRESREECEINGYIIPKGTMALVNFWAISRDQNYWQNPETFDPERFNESHLDFTGAHFEFTPFGTGRRICPGLSFSMATVELSLALLLYHFDWKLPNGMNPNELDMTEKFGNALERKNNLYLIPLPYLHG, translated from the exons ATGGAAATGGAGCTATCTTTTCTTCTTGGTGCTTTACTTCTTTTACCCTTACTTGTCACTAAATGGTACAAAATGTGtaataatagaagaaaactgCCTCCAGGTCCTATGAAGCTCCCAATTTTAGGAAACTTACACCAACTTATCGACTGGAAATCATCTGAGTTACTACCACATCGTACTCTCGCCAAATTAGCCTCTAAACATGGACCTCTGATGCACATGAAACTCGGCGAACGTTCAGCCATTATTGTTTCATCACCTCAAATGGTTAGAGAAGTGATGAGAAAACATGATCTCAATTTCTCTAATCGACCTGTGCTTTTGGTCGGAAAAGAAATGTTTTATGACCATGCTGACATGGGATTTTGTAACTACGGTGATTTCTGGAGACAAATGCGCAAAATTTGTATTCAGGAACTCCTTAGTCATAAAAATATTCAGTTATTTTATCCCAAGATGTTTAATGAGATATCCAATCTTGTTAACTCAATTAAAGATTCTGCTTCTGGTTGCAGCCCAATCAACATGACTGAAACATTATCTTTGTATACGAATTCGGTTATTTGCAAAGCAAGTGTAGGCAGGGCCTGTAAAAATCAGGGCTCTTTGATTGGTATAATGAGAACAGTAGCTGGTTCAGCTGGAGTATTTGATCTTGCCGATCTTTTTCCCTCAGTGAAGATAATTCATTTTTTGAGTGGATTAAAATACAAACTACGTAAAATGCACGACGAGGTTGATGTTCTTTTAGAAGAAATTATCAATGAACATGAATTCCAGAATGGGAGTAGTAATGATGATCCCACAGAAGAAGATATAGTTGATGTTCTCCTAAGGCTTCAAAAGAGTCAAGATTTTTCAATTCCTATCACAAGGGATAATATCAAAGCTTTAATCATT GACTTATTTGCAGGAGGATCTACAACTTCAGCGTCAACAATGGAATGGGCATTTTCAGAACTAATGAAAAATCCGAAAATAATGAAAAAAGCACAGGATGAAGTAAGACAAGTTTtcaaaggaaaggaaaagggaaTTGACCAAACTGATATTCAGAAACTTAAGTACCTAAAAATGGTAGTTAAGGAAACTGTAAGGTTTCATCCTTTAGCTCCATTATTAGCACCAAGAGAATCAAGAGAAGAGTGTGAGATTAATGGCTATATTATACCAAAAGGCACAATGGCCCTTGTGAATTTTTGGGCAATTTCAAGGGATCAAAATTATTGGCAAAATCCTGAAACATTTGATCCAGAGAGATTTAACGAAAGTCACCTTGATTTTACTGGAGCTCATTTCGAGTTTACGCCATTTGGCACTGGAAGAAGAATTTGCCCAGGATTATCATTTTCAATGGCAACTGTGGAGCTTAGTCTAGCACTATTACTCTACCATTTTGATTGGAAGCTTCCCAATGGAATGAATCCAAATGAACTAGACATGACTGAGAAATTTGGCAATGctcttgaaaggaaaaacaatttGTACTTGATTCCTTTGCCCTATCTTCATGGCTAA